One genomic window of Monodelphis domestica isolate mMonDom1 chromosome 1, mMonDom1.pri, whole genome shotgun sequence includes the following:
- the LOC100616730 gene encoding LOW QUALITY PROTEIN: steryl-sulfatase-like (The sequence of the model RefSeq protein was modified relative to this genomic sequence to represent the inferred CDS: substituted 3 bases at 3 genomic stop codons): MKMLLLLMLFYGSVNSDAVSKPNIIIAMADDLGIGDPGCYXNTTLRTPNIDRIAKGGVKFTQHLAASPLCTPSRAAFLRGRYPIQSGMASRSKVGVFLFSASSGGLPTNEITFAKLLKNQGYSTALIGKCHLGINCNSRDDFCHHPLNHGFDHFYGLPVTNLRDXKPGSGTVFTTAIHMFVFIPLQIVGIALVTLEALNCLGLFQLPHXVFFSCLLLAATIIGLLACFLHFFRPLNCILMRNHEVVQQPKSYDNLTQRLTREALKFINRNTRTPFLLFLSYIHVHTALFSSKEFVGKSKHGIYGDAVEEMDWSIGQILKTLDKKKLTNKTLVYFTSDQGAHIEEVTDKGDIHGGSNGIYKGGKANNWEEGIRVPGLLRWPGVLQLGTVIDEPTSNMDLFLTIVKLAGAALPEDRVIDGHDLMPLLQGKILQSEHEFLFHYCNTYLNAVHWHPRNSTSIWKAFFFTPKFKPDDYNGCFPTHVCFCNGHYVTCHNPSLLFDISKHPKERHPLTSKMENHFHESLRVMQEAADNHMKTLSAVPNQLSWGNFLWKSWLQLCCSSSYLSCHCDREAKGRGKGVRL, translated from the coding sequence ATGAAGATGCTTTTACTTTTGATGTTATTCTATGGCAGTGTCAACAGTGATGCAGTTTCGAAGCCCAACATTATTATAGCAATGGCAGATGACCTTGGCATTGGAGATCCTGGATGCTATTGAAACACAACCCTAAGAACCCCTAATATTGACAGGATAGCCAAAGGGGGAGTCAAATTCACTCAGCACTTAGCTGCATCTCCACTGTGTACACCAAGTAGAGCAGCTTTTCTGAGAGGCCGTTACCCTATCCAATCAGGGATGGCTTCACGCTCTAAGGTTGGAGTGTTTCTATTTTCAGCTTCCTCAGGTGGACTACCTACAAATGAAATCACTTTTGCCAAGCTTTTGAAGAACCAAGGCTATTCTACCGCCTTGATAGGAAAATGTCACCTTGGGATAAACTGTAACAGCAGAGATGACTTCTGTCACCATCCTTTAAATCATGGTTTTGACCATTTCTATGGACTGCCAGTGACCAATCTAAGAGACTGAAAACCAGGATCAGGCACTGTGTTTACCACAGCCATTCATATGTTTGTTTTCATTCCTCTGCAAATTGTTGGCATCGCTCTTGTCACTTTGGAGGCCCTCAATTGCCTTGGCCTGTTTCAGCTCCCTCACTAGGTattcttttcctgtcttttattAGCAGCCACTATAATTGGACTCCTAGcctgtttccttcattttttccgaCCCTTAAACTGCATCTTGATGAGGAATCATGAGGTTGTCCAGCAACCAAAGTCTTACGACAATCTCACCCAGAGATTGACCAGGGAAGCACTCAAGTTCATAAACAGGAACACCAGGacacccttccttcttttcttatcctATATTCATGTCCACACTGCACTTTTTTCCTCTAAGGAGTTTGTGGGCAAGAGCAAACATGGAATATATGGGGATGCTGTGGAGGAGATGGATTGGAGTATAGGGCAGATCTTAAAAACTCTAGATAAGAAGAAATTGACAAATAAGACACTTGTGTACTTTACCTCTGACCAAGGAGCTCACATCGAGGAGGTAACCGACAAGGGAGACATCCATGGAGGAAGTAATGGAATTTATAAAGGGGGAAAAGCTAATAACTGGGAAGAAGGGATCCGGGTTCCAGGACTTCTTCGCTGGCCTGGAGTGCTACAGCTTGGAACAGTGATTGATGAACCAACTAGTAACATGGATTTGTTCCTGACCATTGTCAAACTTGCAGGAGCAGCATTGCCTGAGGACAGAGTTATTGATGGACATGATCTGATGCCCTTGCTTCAAGGAAAAATTCTCCAATCTGAGCatgaatttcttttccattactGTAATACATATTTAAATGCAGTGCACTGGCATCCGAGAAACAGCACATCTATCTGGAAAGCTTTTTTCTTTACACCAAAGTTTAAGCCAGATGATTACAATGGCTGTTTTCCAACCCACGTGTGCTTTTGCAATGGGCATTATGTCACTTGTCATAATCCATCCCTACTCTTTGACATCTCCAAACACCCAAAAGAGAGACATCCATTAACTtcaaaaatggaaaaccattttcATGAAAGTCTGAGAGTCATGCAAGAAGCAGCGGACAACCATATGAAGACACTCAGTGCAGTTCCCAATCAGTTATCTTGGGGAAACTTTCTTTGGAAATCCTGGCTTCAGTTGTGTTGTTCTTCTTCTTATCTCTCCTGCCATTGTGATCGGGAAGCCAAAGGTAGGGGTAAAGGTGTCAGACTATAG